Genomic segment of Fibrobacter sp. UWEL:
GAACATCGCAGTAGCAAGTGCTACAGCCAGCAAGGTATTCTGCTTGGCAAGACCGCGGAGAGAGTCGAAACTCTCGGGGCGATGATGACCGATGACGCCGAAGACGAAGAATGCCAGGTAGTTGGCTACTGCGTAAACGAACACGTAGTAGACGATGGCGGTCTTTGTCATAGCGGCAGGACCCAGCAGGGCAATCATGATGTATCCTGCCTGAGCAATGGAACTGTATGCCATGAAACGGCGGAGTCTGCTCTGCTTCAGTGCGCCCAGATTACCCACAAACAGGGTGGTGCAAGCCAGGAGGGCGATAAGCGGAGCAATCTGTTCCTGGATAGGAGCGAGAGGTCCATAAATCAAAACCACCAGGAATGCAATTGCGGTAGCCTTGGAGGTTACGGACAGAACTGCTGTAACCGGGGAGGGTGCGCCTTCGTAAACATCCGGAGCCCAGGTGTAGAAGGGGAACAGGGTCAGCTTGAAGCCGATACCGCAGAAGACGAACAGAATTGCAATCCACAGCAGGGGATTGGTGCCGGCACTGACGGCGGCAAGAATCTGGTCGAAGTGGATGGAACCAGCAAAGCCATACAGATAGCTAAAGCCGAACAGTTCAAAGGCGGTTGCCACAGAACCCATCAAGATGTACTTGGTGGCGGCTTCGGAACCGTACTGGTCCTTCTTATTCCAGGCGGTCAGGGCGTACATGGGGATGGTTGCCATTTCAAGACCCAAGAAGAGGGTCAGCATGTCACAGGCGGATACAACGATGAAGCCACCGAAGGTTGCAAACATCAATGTCCCTACGAATTCAGCCAGATGGCTCAAGGCGGGTTTGCCGTCGGCACCATGGTTGAAATAATCCTTGGCAAGCCAAGTGCCTAGAATGGCGCTCAGTACGAACACTTCGCGCATCAGCACGCCGAAATCATCCACACGCCAGTTGCTGAGATAGAAAGTGCCTGCGCTGTTTGTCAGCGGGATTAGGTTCAGCAAGACGAAGGTTGCCACCAAACCCAGATTAGCAAGACGCCAGGGGATGGAAGAATTTTTCTTGCATACCAGACGGGCTGTAATCACCAGGAAGGGAAGTGCCAACAGGAGAATGTCGGGAATCAGATAGTTGGAAAGAGTGTACATGGATTAACCTCCTACCACGGGTGTAGCCGCTTGGGAAATTTTTGCAAAGATAGGTGCAATGCTCTGGTCCAGCAGATCGCAGATCCAGCCCGGGAAAATACCGATGAGGAGCAGGCAGAGAACCAGAACCACAACCACCAACTTTTCGCGGAAGCAACCGTCGGTAAGTGTTTCATACTTGGCAGGCATATTGCCGTGAAGCATGCGGTTGGCAGTCTGCAGGATGTAAACTGCGGTAGTGGTGATGGAGAGAATTGCAAGAATAGTCACGATGCGGGTTACGGTATCTTCCTGCTGGAAGGCCCCGATAAAGATATTGCTTTCGGCAACGAAACCGCTGAAGCCAGGCAGGCCAAGACCTGCAAAACCTGCAATGACGAAACCAACGCCCAGGAAAGGAATCTTTCTCATGATACCGCCCATCTGGGTGATGTCACGGGTGTGGGTACGTTCGTAAATCATACCGATGGTTGCGAAGAACAGACCTGTCAGGAAACCGTGGGAAATCATCTGGAGGGATGCGCCGCGAAGACCGATGGGGGTAAGTGCAGCAAGACCCAGGAAGATGAGGCCCAAGTGGCTGATAGAGCTGTAAGCGGTAATGTACTTCAGGTCCTTATGACGCAGAGCAATGAAGGGACCGAGAACTACGTTGAAAATCAGGAGCAGAACCACATAGGGGAGCCAAACCTTTGCGGCTTCCGGCATGAGGAACAAGGCCACGCGAAGGCAGCCGTATGCACCCATCTTCATCATGACGCCTGCTGCCAGCATGGAAACTGCGGTAGGTGCAGAGGCATGACCGTCCGGGCTCCAGAAGTGGAACGGGAACAGGGATGAGCTGACTGCGAAGCCCATGAACAGCAGGGGGAATGCCCACATCTGGAAATCCACGGGAAGAGTAATCTTGGAAAGTTCCACAATGCTCCAGCTGTTGACTCCACCTTCGAAGTAAATGCCGAAGAGAGTGGCGAGAATCATGGAGGATCCGAATGCCAGAGTAAGAGTCAGTTTCTTACCGCCGTAGTCCTTACGACCAGAACCGTAACCGGCGATCATCAGGTACATGCACAGAGCTTCCATTTCGTAGAATACGAAGAACAGCACCAGGTCCATGCTCATAAATACGCCGTAGACGCTAGTTGCCAGGAGCTGGATCAAGGCGAAGAATACCTTCTGGTTGCCCTTGATGTTGTAGCTCACCAGGATGCCTGCCCACACGATTACTGCGGTAAGCAGGAGCAGGAACATGTTCAGACCATCGGCACCCACAATGTAGTGGACGTTGAAGGCGTTGAGCCAGGGAATGTCCGTAAAGAAACGTAACAGCAGGGGCGCTGCAGCTTCATTTGCGGGAGTGCCACTGACGGAATACAGATAGTAGGTCAGGTAGCCTACCAATGCAAGGACCAATGAACCGGAAGCGGTATGGATGGTCTTGAGAAGGGTTGTCTTTTCCTTGGAAATAGGAATACAGACAAGAACCGTCAGGATGGGGATAAGCCAAATCAGGTTAAAAAGTAAAGTTTCCATATTGTAACCTATAACCTAAAAGGGGAGATGCCCGATGAAACGCCACAGGATGACGCCGACGATCAGCGTTCCCAGATAAAATGTCAGGTGACCGCCCTGAGCTTGGCGAACCAAATCACCGAGGCGATGGATGAACCATACCACAAAGGCTACGATGCCTTCCACGATGTAGTCCTGAATGAAACGGGCAACACGAGCGATGCCGCCAATGAGGAACTGGCGAACGACGCAGTAGTACATTTCATCGAAGTAGAACTTGTGATAAATGGTCTTGTAGATGCTACCGCGGTTCACATCGTCCAGTGCGCGGTCGATGTTTGCCTTAGGACTTGCGTAAAGT
This window contains:
- a CDS encoding NuoM family protein — its product is METLLFNLIWLIPILTVLVCIPISKEKTTLLKTIHTASGSLVLALVGYLTYYLYSVSGTPANEAAAPLLLRFFTDIPWLNAFNVHYIVGADGLNMFLLLLTAVIVWAGILVSYNIKGNQKVFFALIQLLATSVYGVFMSMDLVLFFVFYEMEALCMYLMIAGYGSGRKDYGGKKLTLTLAFGSSMILATLFGIYFEGGVNSWSIVELSKITLPVDFQMWAFPLLFMGFAVSSSLFPFHFWSPDGHASAPTAVSMLAAGVMMKMGAYGCLRVALFLMPEAAKVWLPYVVLLLIFNVVLGPFIALRHKDLKYITAYSSISHLGLIFLGLAALTPIGLRGASLQMISHGFLTGLFFATIGMIYERTHTRDITQMGGIMRKIPFLGVGFVIAGFAGLGLPGFSGFVAESNIFIGAFQQEDTVTRIVTILAILSITTTAVYILQTANRMLHGNMPAKYETLTDGCFREKLVVVVLVLCLLLIGIFPGWICDLLDQSIAPIFAKISQAATPVVGG
- a CDS encoding NADH-quinone oxidoreductase subunit N, with amino-acid sequence MYTLSNYLIPDILLLALPFLVITARLVCKKNSSIPWRLANLGLVATFVLLNLIPLTNSAGTFYLSNWRVDDFGVLMREVFVLSAILGTWLAKDYFNHGADGKPALSHLAEFVGTLMFATFGGFIVVSACDMLTLFLGLEMATIPMYALTAWNKKDQYGSEAATKYILMGSVATAFELFGFSYLYGFAGSIHFDQILAAVSAGTNPLLWIAILFVFCGIGFKLTLFPFYTWAPDVYEGAPSPVTAVLSVTSKATAIAFLVVLIYGPLAPIQEQIAPLIALLACTTLFVGNLGALKQSRLRRFMAYSSIAQAGYIMIALLGPAAMTKTAIVYYVFVYAVANYLAFFVFGVIGHHRPESFDSLRGLAKQNTLLAVALATAMFSLAGIPPLAGFFGKFHLFFSGASTGHYFVVAFAVLNNVLALFYYLQVIKSAWADEAEGELSPIRMVKRQRIAIIALLIATLLLGVLPFLSNNVFTGFTF